The following are from one region of the Capsicum annuum cultivar UCD-10X-F1 chromosome 1, UCD10Xv1.1, whole genome shotgun sequence genome:
- the LOC124888419 gene encoding uncharacterized mitochondrial protein AtMg00810-like encodes KNAFLNGDLHEEVYMTPPPGIDHQPGEVCRLRKALYGLKQAPRAWFEKFSTVITSLGFVPSNHDSALFVRCTSAGRILLSLYVDDMIITGDDHSGIELLKHDLAHRFAMKDLGLLRYFLGIEVAQSKKGYLLSQTKYISDLFTRARLSDNRTVDTPLETNARYSPSDGVPLSDPSLYRTIVGSLVYLTVTRPDIAHAVHVVSQFVTAPTSVHWGAVLRILRYLRGTQFQNLLFPSTSSLELRAYSDADWDGDRNDRKSTTGFCVFLGDSLISWKSKKQDVVSRSSTEAEYRAMAVTTCEIIWLRWLLADMGVHISMPTPLHCDNKSAVQIAKNSVFHERTKHI; translated from the coding sequence aagaatgcttttctgaatggtgatctccacgaggaagtttatatgactcctcccccaggtattgaccaccagccaggtgaagtttgtcggcttcgaaaagctttatacggtctcaaacaagcccctcgtgcttggtttgagaaattctccactgttattacttcccttggatttgtcccgagtaaccatgattcagcattgtttgttagatgtacaagtgcagggcgaattctattgtccttatatgtagatgatatgattattactggtgatgatcatagtggtattgagttattgaagcatgatttggctcatcgatttgcaatgaaggacttgggcttgctgcgttattttctgggtattgaggtggctcagtctaagaaagggtatcttctttctcagactaagtatatatctgacttgtttacacgagcgcgtctttctgacaacaggactgtagatactccccttgaaaccaatgcacgttactctcctagtgatggtgttccattatcagatccgagtctttatcggactattgtgggtagtttggtttatcttacggttactcgtccagatatagcacatgcagttcatgttgttagccagtttgttactgctcctacttctgttcactggggagctgtacttcgtattctaaggtatcttcgtggcactcagtttcagaatctcttgtttccctcgacgtcatctctcgagttgcgagcctatagtgatgctgattgggatggagatcgcaatgatcgtaaatccaccactggtttttgtgtgtttcttggagactctttaatctcgtggaagagcaagaaacaagatgttgtctctagatcttccacggaggctgagtatcgtgctatggctgtgactacatgtgagattatttggttacgttggcttcttgcagatatgggggttcacatttctatgcctactcccctgcattgtgataacaaaagtgcggtacaaattgcaaagaattctgtcttccatgagcgtacgaagcacatt